A single genomic interval of Labrus bergylta chromosome 18, fLabBer1.1, whole genome shotgun sequence harbors:
- the akt1 gene encoding RAC-alpha serine/threonine-protein kinase: MTNVVIVKEGWLHKRGEYIKTWRPRYFLLKSDGTFIGYKERPQDVDQLETPLNNFSVAQCQLMKTERPKPNTFIIRCLQWTTVIERTFHVETPEEREEWTKAIQTVAEGLQKQEEEMMDSSPDPMDMEVYLTKIRHKVTMHDFEYLKLLGKGTFGKVILVKEKATGRYYAMKILKKEVIVAKDEVAHTLTENRVLQNSKHPFLTGLKYSFQTHDRLCFVMEYANGGELFFHLSRDRVFSEERARFYGAEIVSALDYLHAERNVVYRDLKLENLMLDKDGHIKITDFGLCKEGIKDGATMKTFCGTPEYLAPEVLEDNDYGRAVDWWGLGVVMYEMMCGRLPFYNQDHEKLFELILMEDIRFPRTLGPEARSLLSGLLKKDPMQRLGGGPDDAKEIMQHKFFAGIEWQDVYEKKLVPPFKPQVTSETDTRYFDEEFTAQTITITPPGQDDSMESFDSERRPHFPQFSYSASGTA; this comes from the exons ATGACCAATGTGGTGATTGTCAAGGAGGGATGGCTGCATAAAAGAG GAGAATACATCAAGACCTGGAGGCCGAGGTACTTTCTCCTGAAGAGTGATGGTACATTCATTGGTTACAAAGAGCGACCGCAAGATGTTGACCAGCTGGAAACCCCCTTAAACAACTTTTCTGTTGCAC AGTGCCAGCTGATGAAGACGGAACGGCCCAAGCCCAACACATTTATCATCCGCTGCCTGCAGTGGACCACTGTCATCGAGCGCACCTTCCACGTGGAGACCCCCGAGGAGAG GGAAGAATGGACTAAAGCCATCCAGACAGTGGCTGAAGGCctgcagaaacaggaggaggagatgatggaCTCCTCTCCAGACCCCATGGACATGGAGGTCTACCTGACCAAAATCAGACACAAAGTG ACTATGCACGACTTTGAATACCTCAAACTCCTGGGAAAAGGCACTTTTGGAAAAGTCATCCTGGTAAAGGAGAAGGCCACAGGACGCTACTACGCCATGAAGATCCTTAAGAAGGAGGTGATCGTAGCGAAA gatGAAgtggcacacacactcacagagaacAGAGTCCTCCAGAATTCAAAGCATCCGTTCTTGACA GGCCTGAAATACTCCTTTCAGACACATGACCGTCTGTGCTTTGTAATGGAGTATGCCAATGGGGGCGAG CTTTTCTTCCATCTATCAAGGGACCGTGTGTTCTCAGAGGAGAGGGCTCGGTTCTATGGTGCAGAGATTGTGTCAGCGCTGGACTACCTGCATGCTGAAAGAAATGTGGTCTATAGAGATCTAAAG CTGGAAAACCTCATGCTCGACAAAGACGGACACATAAAGATCACAGACTTCGGCTTGTGTAAAGAGGGGATCAAAGATGGCGCCACGATGAAGACTTTCTGCGGGACACCAGAATACCTAGCACCAGAG GTGCTGGAAGACAACGACTACGGCCGTGCTGTGGACTGGTGGGGTCTCGGGGTGGTGATGTACGAGATGATGTGCGGCAGGCTGCCTTTCTACAACCAGGACCACGAGAAGCTGTTTGAGCTCATCCTCATGGAGGACATTCGCTTTCCTCGCACGCTCGGCCCCGAGGCACGCTCACTGCTCTCCGGCCTGCTCAAGAAAGACCCAATGCAGAG GTTAGGTGGAGGGCCTGATGATGCTAAGGAAATCATGCAGCACAAGTTCTTCGCAGGAATTGAATGGCAGGATGTCTACGAGAAGAAG CTGGTCCCACCGTTTAAGCCCCAAGTTACCTCAGAGACGGACACACGGTATTTCGACGAGGAGTTCACGGCACAGACCATCACCATTACGCCACCCGGACAAG ATGACAGTATGGAATCCTTCGACAGTGAACGGAGACCACACTTCCCCCAGTTTTCCTACTCTGCCAGCGGGACGGCCTAA